A genomic segment from Pollutimonas thiosulfatoxidans encodes:
- a CDS encoding PTS sugar transporter subunit IIA, which yields MARIVLVMHQPLAAAFADCAAHVLGNKPELIVFDVAPDADPEAEVTRLAGRLLQTPTEATLVLCDIFGATPFNIAKRAIRLAADRGLTAHLITGTNLCMVLKALTDQQENPEQLSESVRIGALRGIVNADQSC from the coding sequence ATGGCCCGCATAGTCCTGGTCATGCACCAACCCCTGGCTGCTGCATTTGCCGATTGTGCGGCGCACGTGCTCGGGAACAAACCCGAATTGATCGTCTTCGATGTCGCGCCTGACGCCGACCCCGAGGCCGAAGTCACGCGCCTGGCAGGCCGCCTCCTGCAAACGCCTACTGAGGCCACGCTGGTCCTGTGTGATATCTTTGGGGCCACACCATTCAATATTGCCAAACGGGCGATCCGGCTGGCCGCCGATCGCGGCCTGACCGCCCACTTGATCACCGGGACCAACCTGTGCATGGTGCTCAAGGCCCTGACCGATCAACAAGAGAATCCGGAGCAACTCAGCGAGAGCGTCCGTATCGGTGCGCTAAGGGGTATTGTCAATGCCGACCAGTCCTGTTGA
- a CDS encoding HPr family phosphocarrier protein has translation MPSIDIVIQNKLGLHARAAAKLTQLAGKFSSEIFIARGPQRVNAKSIMGVMMLAAGLGVTVKVDAVGDDAEQALTEIRALFESKFGEHE, from the coding sequence ATGCCTTCCATCGACATTGTCATTCAAAACAAGCTGGGCCTGCATGCCCGCGCGGCCGCCAAGCTCACGCAGTTGGCCGGCAAGTTCAGCAGCGAGATCTTCATCGCCCGCGGACCACAACGTGTCAACGCCAAAAGCATCATGGGCGTTATGATGCTGGCCGCCGGGCTGGGCGTAACCGTCAAGGTAGATGCCGTCGGCGACGATGCCGAGCAGGCGCTGACGGAAATTCGGGCGTTGTTCGAGAGCAAGTTCGGCGAGCACGAATAG